In Zobellia roscoffensis, the following are encoded in one genomic region:
- a CDS encoding uracil-DNA glycosylase family protein yields the protein MQKLLSEIRSCQVCSEHLPLGPRPIVKAHQNSKIVIIGQAPGTKVHETGVPWDDPSGRQLRKWLDVTDEEFYDETKFALVPMGFCYPGKGKSGDLPPRSECAPLWHKSLFDQMPNLQLIIVIGIYAQSNYLKDKKEKNLTETVRTYHNYLPTHFPLPHPSPRNRFWLKKNPWFETEVVLELRDLVSKIL from the coding sequence ATGCAAAAGCTACTTTCCGAAATACGTTCGTGTCAAGTTTGTAGTGAGCATCTCCCTTTAGGCCCTAGACCGATAGTAAAGGCGCACCAAAATTCCAAAATTGTAATTATAGGTCAGGCTCCTGGCACAAAAGTACATGAAACAGGAGTTCCTTGGGACGACCCTAGTGGTAGACAATTACGAAAGTGGCTAGATGTTACGGACGAGGAATTTTATGACGAAACAAAATTTGCTTTAGTTCCCATGGGATTTTGTTATCCAGGGAAAGGAAAGTCCGGTGATTTACCTCCTAGGTCTGAATGCGCACCACTTTGGCATAAATCTCTTTTTGACCAAATGCCTAATCTGCAGTTGATTATTGTCATTGGTATTTATGCCCAATCAAATTACCTGAAAGACAAAAAGGAAAAAAATTTAACGGAAACCGTCAGAACATATCACAATTACTTGCCCACGCATTTTCCACTGCCCCACCCGTCGCCACGAAACCGATTTTGGCTTAAAAAGAATCCTTGGTTTGAAACTGAAGTGGTCCTGGAATTACGTGATTTAGTTTCCAAAATTCTTTAA
- a CDS encoding HopJ type III effector protein — protein MRLNDFKQKLQANPKGIEFTETMAVIEENYSFEPTAFTNGNLKNAEGQNSGSCKLFAFAKDQGFSKEETLACFGSYYYDVLKDPDGTGHQNIRNFMKTGFDGLSFAQAPLKKK, from the coding sequence ATGAGATTAAACGATTTTAAACAAAAGCTACAAGCCAACCCAAAAGGAATAGAATTCACCGAGACTATGGCTGTCATAGAAGAAAACTACAGCTTTGAACCAACAGCTTTCACCAACGGAAACCTAAAGAACGCTGAAGGCCAAAACTCAGGTTCATGCAAGCTGTTTGCCTTTGCAAAAGACCAAGGTTTTAGCAAAGAAGAGACTTTAGCTTGTTTTGGGAGTTATTATTACGATGTACTGAAAGACCCAGATGGAACGGGACACCAAAACATCCGAAATTTTATGAAAACGGGTTTTGACGGACTATCCTTTGCCCAAGCTCCTTTAAAAAAGAAATAA